The following is a genomic window from Haloarcula sp. DT43.
CGTTTTCTGGTGGGTGTGGGACAGCATACGGCCAGACTGGGAATGGGTCAGTCAGGTGGACGTCATCGAAGTCTGGTGAGTCTCCATCGTAATCACGCTCGTCGAGCCACATCACACTGAAGCCGTTCTGCAGGTAATCCTCAGTCGTGTTGAGAATGGACTTTTGCGAATGGCGATACTGAACTTCGACAGCAATTCCTCGTCCAAGTGGATGCCTTGGTTCAGTAAACAGGACGCAGACATCGGCCCGGCGTTCTCCTGTGCCAACTGTGTGTTCAATCCTAGTTTCTGCGGCCGGATAGTTCCCGAGGAGTTTCTCGGCAGCGATGTGTTTCATTTCGATGTGTGCAGCCGACTCACCGCTGCAGTTCGACCCGTCTGGCGGGGAGACATCCGGCGGGTGCCAGAAATGGCGAGCAATCGCTTCGCCAGCCCGAACTCCCATCTCCCCGTCACAGCGTGGACACCGAACAACCGCCGAATCACCGACCTCAAGTGGAAGAACCGGCCGGTCGTTTTGCAGTCCGATGAATGGCATCGCTCAATCCTGAAGCTGTTCAAGCGCTGCTCGGAGGAGACTGCTCGCAGCAGGCCGGTGTAGCGGCTCATTCTGATTCCCACACTGGCTACTCATCAGACAGGCTGGACAGCCGATATCACGCCCACAACTACACGCTTCGATCCGCTCCAGCGTCCGTTGCGTAACGGCCTCGAAATTCTCGTAGATACTGTGGGCGAACCCGACACCACCCTCAACCGCATCGTGAATGAACCACACAGGCGTTCCGAGTTCTGGGTGTCGAAGGGTCGAAAGCCCACCCATATCACTATTGTCTAACCGAAGTTCGAGCGGCGCCATCTTGATCATCCCGTGTTCACCGCCGTGAAGACCGCCGGCGACCGTGTATTCTCGTTCGCCCATCGATGAGAACTCCGCGTCTGATTTCGGCTCAATAAGCGAATCCGAGGGAATGGAGCGCATGACACGGTCCATAATTTCGTTCGGGAACGCAATCCACATCAGTTGCGTCCGCAGTGAGATTGGGTCGAGGTCGATCGGAACCATCGGTTCGACGATTTCACCACTGTACATATCGATGACATTGTATGCGCTGTAATCGATATGCACGGTTCCCATGCCAGCACAGAGTTGATACCCGTTCCCGAGGTCACGCGATTGTGTAATCTCCAGATTTCGAACCCGTTTGTCATGGATAGCCTGGGTATAATTTCGAGTCGTCGTTTCTTCCACTTCGACGAATGGATTATATGTGTCCTCGACGACCCGCTGCACCTCGTACTGGTCACCATCATATAGCACCAGAGCGCCAGGATAGTACTCTCGGTAGACCCGCTCTTTATCAAGCGGTTCCATGTCAATCTCGCCGTCGAGTTGTTTGACGCGGTACTGTTCGTCCGTGGTCGCATACATCGAGATGTCACTCTGGGGCCTGGCTGTTCCATTGTACTGTGCGCCACGGTCCAGGTCGCCCACGATCTGTCCTGCAGCCTCCCACATCTCGACTGCGCGTTTGAGCCGGTCGATCGGTCCAAACCACTGTTTATCCTCCTCCGTCAGTGGTCGTTCGGACGCAGCACAGAGAACGTGTTTTGCGTATACTGAATTATTCGAGAGGTCAACAACTGCGTCTTCGATATTTTCATCCAGAAGATACCCTGGGTTGTCGAGAACATATTGGTCGATCGCGTCTGATTGTGGGACAAATACCGACAGTGAATCGGTGTTACCGCGGCCAGCTCGACCGACACGCTGCCAAAACGACTGTCGTGTTCCAGGGTACCCAGTTAGTACAGTTGCGTCCATCGATCCGATGTCGATCCCGAGTTCGAGCGCACTCGTTGAGATGACACCATCGAGATCACCACCTGCTAACTTGTTTTCGACCGCCCGCCGTTTCTGTTTGCTGAGTCCAGCATGGTACGGAGCGATGTCGACATATTTTCCATCGGGGTGGGATTTCGAGGCGTCAATCGCTCGCTTGACACCGATCTCAGTTCCTTGCCGTGAGCCTGTGAACATCAGGGTCTGGATGTCGTTTTTCCCGAGATGAACGAGGACACCGGCAGCTTCGTCATCTGCATTCCGTCGCATCGACGGCAGGATTTCGTCTGGGTCTAGTTCGCCGACCACACTATCGTCGGTCTCCTGAACAGGGGGTTGCCAGAGGCCGATTTCCCGACGTCCGTGTGGACTCCCATCCTCGTCGATGACCTCGAACTCCGCGCCGGTCAGAGCTGCTGAATGTTCGCCGGGATTTCCGATCGTGGCCGTCGAACAAACCAGTTGAGGGTCTGCTCCATAGTAGTCCAGGAGTCGTCTGAGTCGTCGAATGACCCACGAAACGTGCATTCCATGCACGCCAGTATACGTATGGCATTCGTCGACGACGACGAGCTCACAGTTTTGGAAGATATCGTGCCACTTTGTGTGCGAATCAAGATATTGGTTGATACCCGCAAAATTCGAGATAACGACGTCAACGCGGTCCCTGATGACTCGTTTCCGATCATTTTTTGTATCACCATCATACGTCTCTGCCATCGCATCAATATCCAACTGATCGAACAGGTCGTTGACGGCATTCTCTTGATCAGCGCTCAGCGCTTTCGTCGGGTAGAGAAAGAGCGCACGAGCATCGGGGTTC
Proteins encoded in this region:
- a CDS encoding DEAD/DEAH box helicase, encoding MSQEHTSLADVLNTETLEQTFPEYDEQLVDSIVDTARDADHVPAETVLPDPLASKLDTDLYSHQATAIEELKADNNVCVATSTASGKTWVYTLYYCLRKMQNPDARALFLYPTKALSADQENAVNDLFDQLDIDAMAETYDGDTKNDRKRVIRDRVDVVISNFAGINQYLDSHTKWHDIFQNCELVVVDECHTYTGVHGMHVSWVIRRLRRLLDYYGADPQLVCSTATIGNPGEHSAALTGAEFEVIDEDGSPHGRREIGLWQPPVQETDDSVVGELDPDEILPSMRRNADDEAAGVLVHLGKNDIQTLMFTGSRQGTEIGVKRAIDASKSHPDGKYVDIAPYHAGLSKQKRRAVENKLAGGDLDGVISTSALELGIDIGSMDATVLTGYPGTRQSFWQRVGRAGRGNTDSLSVFVPQSDAIDQYVLDNPGYLLDENIEDAVVDLSNNSVYAKHVLCAASERPLTEEDKQWFGPIDRLKRAVEMWEAAGQIVGDLDRGAQYNGTARPQSDISMYATTDEQYRVKQLDGEIDMEPLDKERVYREYYPGALVLYDGDQYEVQRVVEDTYNPFVEVEETTTRNYTQAIHDKRVRNLEITQSRDLGNGYQLCAGMGTVHIDYSAYNVIDMYSGEIVEPMVPIDLDPISLRTQLMWIAFPNEIMDRVMRSIPSDSLIEPKSDAEFSSMGEREYTVAGGLHGGEHGMIKMAPLELRLDNSDMGGLSTLRHPELGTPVWFIHDAVEGGVGFAHSIYENFEAVTQRTLERIEACSCGRDIGCPACLMSSQCGNQNEPLHRPAASSLLRAALEQLQD